Below is a window of Rhizobium jaguaris DNA.
TTTTCGGCGATCGGGAAAACGATCTCGAGCTGGTCCGAAGAACGCATGCCGGAAGCATCGGCAAAAAAGATATCTTCGGCGACCAGCACCTCGTTGCCCGGCGAGGACAATACCCAGGTCTCCCCATCCGGCGCGATTAGCAAGGCAGAGTCGGTCTCGGTCTGGAGCAGGCTGATGGAAGGATGGATGTGAAAACGCGCTGAGGCCAGACCATCGCCCTTCAGCAGCGATTTCTTGCCCTCCGGCACAAAAAAACGGTCGCGGCCGGCAAGAATGGTGCCGTTGGCATTCAGGCTCAACTCGCGCTCATGGGCATAACCAAAGGTCGAGAGGTAGCCGTCATGGACAGCCCGGACATAATCGCGACCATCTTCGGTTTCGGCGCGCTCGACGATGACCTTCTTCACGCCGCTGACTATCACCGGGCCGAGGGTTTTCGACTTGGAAAACTGGCTCGACGAGGTATCGTCGAGCGTCACGGTGGAATGCGCCGCCGTAGCGCGGGCCGCCTGGATGTAGCGGTCACCGGCAAAATTCGGCGAGCCGGAATTGATGATGAAGCGGGATTTGCCTGAGGACATTTCGAAGGACAGACAGCCGGCATGCGCCGTCCGGCTCAAATCCGCGGAAGCGGGCGCCCCCGTATCGACGATGACCACTGCATGTCCGGCGGCCAGCCGATGATATTTGGTATGCGGCAGCGCCTTGAACACCTGACCGGCGGTTTCGTCATAACGCAGCACCGACATCAGCTCGTTGGCCAGCGTCGAGGTCGCGCCGTTGAAGAGCGCGAGATCGCCATCCTGATGCCGGAAGAAGCGCAGGGCCGGATACATGCGATCGATGCCGGGGATCAGCCGGGCCGGCGCATCATGGCCAAGATTGACGTAAGTCTGGCGCAGCGGCAGCAAATCGAGCAGCAGTTCCAGCGCCACACGCGGATTGCGCGAGATATGTCCGCCATCCTGGAGGATCTGCCGGTCGATTTCCCGGTCGAGCGCCTGGCCGGCACGCTTCAACGTCGAGGCGCCGTTCGGCATGGCGACCGAGGACAGGGCAAGCGCGATCCGCACCCGGAACCGCGTCTCGCCGTCACGGGTCGTTGCCGCCACGCGGCGGAGATAACGGACGTGGAAGACCAGCATGCGCATGAAACGACGATAAAAGCCGCCATCCGTGCCCTGCAGGACCACGGGCGAATGCGACAGCCAGGCAATTAGCCGCTGGGCAGCTGTATCAGGCGCCCAGGCTATTCCCTTTAGCCGCCGGCCGTGCACGGCCATCCAGTCGTTGAGAATGGATCGCGCTAAGGCCGAGGCCTGATCGCTCTTTTCCGCCCGCAAATGCCGCAGCCAGCGAAAACTGTGCAGTCGGGCGGCAAAAGCCTGCGACGGCAGCTCCAGGGCGAAGGGTGATTGCCCCTCCAATTCCAGCACCCGGCCGGCCAGGAGGATGCGGCCGTTCAAAAGCTCTTCGACGAAGAACGGATCGATGCTGCGCAGGTCCGTCGGAGCCACGATCAATCGTTCCGGCACACGCATCGTGTGGCGGGTAAGACGCAATCGCGCCAACGCCGTGCGGCGCGACATTCGCCGCCATGCTTCCCGCATGTGTAAACTCACCGAACCCTGCCGGAAAACCTGCATATTTGCTTATGCTTACTCTCTATCTCGGTGGTTAAGAAGAGGTTAGGAATATGCCAAATAAGGACATTGTGCCCTATTTTTGATCAAGTCGAGCGTAAGCAATTGAGAGAGGCTCGCCACTATCGTGTGCGGCGGAGCACCACGGCAAAGAATCCATCCAGCCCGGACGCGAAACCGCCGGAAAGCGGCAGCATGTCGGGCGTGGTGCGGAAAGCGCCGAGAGGTGAGATCGCGGCCTCGAGACCCGGCCAATCCTCGGGCTTGATCGGCACGCGCTCGGCCATGTCCGTCTCGGCCAGGACGCGCGCGACGAGATCCTCGCCCTCTTCGGGATCGAGCGAACAGTTGGAGAAGACGACAAGTCCACCGGGCTTGACCAGGGTCAACGCATGGCGAAGCAAGCGCTCCTGCAGAGCAGCAAGCTTGGCGATATCCTCCGGCCCCTTGGTCCAGAGCACGTCGGGATGACGACGGGTGGTACCCGTCGAAGAGCAGGGGGCGTCGAGAAGAGCGGCGTCGAAGAGATCATCGGGCTGAAACCTGGCCATATCGGCGACGACGGTTTCCGCTTCCAGCCCGAGCCGTGCCAGATTGGCGGAGAGCCGCTTGAGGCGATTGGCGGATTGGTCGAGCGCGGTCACCTTGCCACTGGCAAGGATGAGCTGCGCGGTCTTGCCGCCGGGTGCAGCGCACAGATCCACGACTTTGCGGCCGGCAAGCGAACCGAACAATTTTGCCGGAATGCTGGCGGCGGCATCCTGGACCCACCATTCCCCCTCGGAAAATCCATCGAGCGACGGAATCGAGCCCTCGAAGGCGGCAAGCCGCACGCCGCCGGTCGGCAGAACGACGCCATTCAAGCGTTTCGCCCAATCTTCAGCATCGGATTTCACCGTGACGTCGATCGCTGCCGGCTGCAATTGCGTATCGGAAATCCTCAATGCCGCGTCAGTGCCATAGGCTGCTTCCAGACGCGCGAGGAACCAAGCCGGCATGGCCGGCACATTGGCGACACGGGCCAGAATTTCCTGCTTCTCCCGCCCAATTCGCCGGAGAATGGCGTTGACCAGCTTGGCAAAACGGCGGTTGCGCGGGTCCTGGTTGGCCTGCTCGACCGCGATATCGACGGCGGAATGATCCGGCACGTCGAGATAGAGTATCTGCGCGGCGCCCACCACCAGCACATGATGAAGGGCGCGCGCACCTTCCGGTAGCGGCGAATCCAGCAGCGACGTGATCGCCGCCTCGATGCGTGGCAAATGGCGCAGCGCCGAGTTCAGAATGGCACGCACCAGCGCTCGGTCGCTCTCGCCAAGCGCCTTATAGGCAGGATTGCCGCCTTCGGCATCCAGCATGCCGTCGAGCGGTGTCTTGCGGTCGATAACGGCCGCCAGGATTTTCGTCGCGGCGGCGCGGGCGGCAAATCCGGGCTTGGCAGGCGCCGAATCAGGCGGCCGATGCTGCGGTGGGCGATTTCGCGATTGTCTTCCGTCTTTGTTGAAAGGCTTCTTATTGTTGGAATTCAAGACCAAGGCCCCTTCGGCGGTTGTGAACCACCGCGACCCGTATTCGGTACGGAGCGCGATTTGCGCACCGGATTAGCAGTCAAGATCGGTCCCGTCGAGCCAAAGCCGGGCGATGTGCTGATGGTAGGGCCTGCGCCGCCGCCATACCGCGCCATCTCGTGCAGCGCAGCGATGCGGTTTTCCGTGTCCGGATGCGTGGAGAACAGATTGTCCATCCGGGCACCGGAAAGCGGATTGATGATGAACATATGCGCCGTCGCCGGATGACCTTCGGCCTCCTCATTCGGAATAAGCTCCGCCCCGCGGGCAATCTTGCCAAGCGCCGAGGCGAGCCAAAGGGGATTGCCGCAGATTTCCGCACCACGACGGTCGGCCGAATATTCACGCGTACGGCTGATTGCCATCTGCACCAGCATGGCTGCAAGGGGCGCAACGATCATCGCCACCAGCACGCCGACAATGCCGAGAGGATTGTTGCTGTCGCGGCGACCACCGAAGAAGAAGGCGAAATTGCCGAGCATGGAGATGGCCCCGGCCAGCGTCGCCGTGATCGTCATCGTCAGCGTATCGCGGTTCTGCACATGCGCCAGTTCATGAGCCATCACGCCGGCCACTTCCTCTGGAGTCAGGGCGTTGAGCAAGCCGGTCGAGGCGGCGACTGCGGCGTTTTCGGGATTGCGGCCTGTGGCGAAGGCGTTCGGCTGCGGGCTGTCATAGAGATAAACCTTCGGCATCGGCAGGCCAGCATTGCGCGCAAGGTCGTGAATGATCCGATAGAATTCCGGTGCGCCGCGCTCGTCCACCTCCTGTGCGTTATAGGTGGAGAGCACCATGCGGTCGGAATTCCAATAGGAAAAGAAATTCATGCCGGCGGCGGCGACGAGCGCAATCATCATCCCGGCTTGACCACCGATCAAATAGCCGACGCCCATAAACAGGGCGGTCATGAAGGCAAGCAACATCGCAGTGCGCATGAGGTTCATCTGATGTCTCCATCACATCGTCAGCCCGAACCTTTTTCTTTGCGGTCGGACGCACTATGATTTGGCTATTCACCCGCCTATTTCAACAGCTCTAGGCCCCATCACGCCATGCAGATTGCAGATAACGATAATAAAAGCGACATCGACTCCGCCGAAGCGCCCCGCAAACCGCTTTCGCCGGCTGCCAAGCGAGCGCTCGCCGAGGCCGAAGAGCGCCGCAAAGCCCAAGCCCAGCCCGAACTTCCCCCTGAAACCGGCGGCCGCGGTGGCGCCGAACCCTCGCGCTTCGGCGATTGGGAGATCAATGGGCGGGCGATCGATTTTTGAGATCGGCTTCAGAAAGTCATCCACGATCCCATATGTGTTGCCGCAAATGACGCCGTAAACTGCCCGGCGGCAACACTCAGATTGTCGCCGCAAAAGGGAAAGCGATGCCCGTAGGCTTTCGTCAGGGTTTATCTTTCGATGGGAATCGAACGAACTGGGACGGCACCGGCCCGCGTCCGCTAGCTTGGTCTGCCTGGTATCCTGCCGTCGATAAGGCGATTGAAATTCCACCGTCCGCGCCTTCTTGGTTTAAGCAAAAACCGGTCGCCCTCAATGCGGCGATCAAAATATCTCCTAATCCGCGACCTGTAGTGCTCTTGTCTCATGGCTCGGGCGGTGTCGTTGCTGGATTGGAATGGCTTGGACATGGTTTGGCGCAATCCGGCTTTGTCGCCCTGGGCGTCAACCATCATGGTCATACAGGCACCGAGCCATACAGACCCGAAGGCTTCCTCTGTCTCTGGGAGAGAGCGAGCGACTTGAGCGCCTTGCTCGATGCCCATGACTGGAAAGAGGCTTTGGGTGGGGCGCTCGAAAGCCGTGCCTATGTCGCGGGCTTCTCCGCCGGCGCCTACACCACGATGCTGGTCTCAGGTGCGCGCGTTGGCTACTCGCAGTTCGAGCCGGATAATCCCCATAAGAGTCCAATACGAGGCCCAAGAGAATTCCCGGATTTGGCCGATCACATTCCTTCGCTGCTTCGGAACAGAATTTTTCTGGAATCATGGAATCGACGAAGGAACAGCTTCAAGGATGATAGATTTGAGGCTGCCTTGGCGATCGCGCCAGGCCGCTCGGTCCTTGGCATTACCGAAGAAAGCCTTGGGCAGATAAAAACGCCTGTTCACATCATCGGAGGCGATGCGGACGCTATCGCACCGGCCACAGAATGTTGTTCTTGGCTTCACAACAAAATGCGGTCGAGTTCCCTGGAAATCATGCAAGGTGGCGTGGGCCACTACACTTTTTTGCCAGAACCCACGCCTCAGGGCATGAAAGCGGAGCCGGCGGTCTTCCAAGACGCCGTTGGCTTAGAGCGAAAGAGCGTACACGACCACGTCGCCCGCACGGCAGTCGCCTTTTTCAACACGTCCAGGTGACAACCAAGAATTAGGCGAGGGATCAACTCTCGCCTAATTCCAGGATGTTGTTATCCCGCCCGCCAGGGGACGAGATAAACTTCGATCAAGCCGCATCCGCCCTGTTCTGCCTGTTGG
It encodes the following:
- a CDS encoding heparinase II/III family protein translates to MSRRTALARLRLTRHTMRVPERLIVAPTDLRSIDPFFVEELLNGRILLAGRVLELEGQSPFALELPSQAFAARLHSFRWLRHLRAEKSDQASALARSILNDWMAVHGRRLKGIAWAPDTAAQRLIAWLSHSPVVLQGTDGGFYRRFMRMLVFHVRYLRRVAATTRDGETRFRVRIALALSSVAMPNGASTLKRAGQALDREIDRQILQDGGHISRNPRVALELLLDLLPLRQTYVNLGHDAPARLIPGIDRMYPALRFFRHQDGDLALFNGATSTLANELMSVLRYDETAGQVFKALPHTKYHRLAAGHAVVIVDTGAPASADLSRTAHAGCLSFEMSSGKSRFIINSGSPNFAGDRYIQAARATAAHSTVTLDDTSSSQFSKSKTLGPVIVSGVKKVIVERAETEDGRDYVRAVHDGYLSTFGYAHERELSLNANGTILAGRDRFFVPEGKKSLLKGDGLASARFHIHPSISLLQTETDSALLIAPDGETWVLSSPGNEVLVAEDIFFADASGMRSSDQLEIVFPIAEKPEIRWFLSYRP
- a CDS encoding RsmB/NOP family class I SAM-dependent RNA methyltransferase, yielding MVLNSNNKKPFNKDGRQSRNRPPQHRPPDSAPAKPGFAARAAATKILAAVIDRKTPLDGMLDAEGGNPAYKALGESDRALVRAILNSALRHLPRIEAAITSLLDSPLPEGARALHHVLVVGAAQILYLDVPDHSAVDIAVEQANQDPRNRRFAKLVNAILRRIGREKQEILARVANVPAMPAWFLARLEAAYGTDAALRISDTQLQPAAIDVTVKSDAEDWAKRLNGVVLPTGGVRLAAFEGSIPSLDGFSEGEWWVQDAAASIPAKLFGSLAGRKVVDLCAAPGGKTAQLILASGKVTALDQSANRLKRLSANLARLGLEAETVVADMARFQPDDLFDAALLDAPCSSTGTTRRHPDVLWTKGPEDIAKLAALQERLLRHALTLVKPGGLVVFSNCSLDPEEGEDLVARVLAETDMAERVPIKPEDWPGLEAAISPLGAFRTTPDMLPLSGGFASGLDGFFAVVLRRTR
- a CDS encoding alpha/beta hydrolase family protein; this translates as MPVGFRQGLSFDGNRTNWDGTGPRPLAWSAWYPAVDKAIEIPPSAPSWFKQKPVALNAAIKISPNPRPVVLLSHGSGGVVAGLEWLGHGLAQSGFVALGVNHHGHTGTEPYRPEGFLCLWERASDLSALLDAHDWKEALGGALESRAYVAGFSAGAYTTMLVSGARVGYSQFEPDNPHKSPIRGPREFPDLADHIPSLLRNRIFLESWNRRRNSFKDDRFEAALAIAPGRSVLGITEESLGQIKTPVHIIGGDADAIAPATECCSWLHNKMRSSSLEIMQGGVGHYTFLPEPTPQGMKAEPAVFQDAVGLERKSVHDHVARTAVAFFNTSR
- a CDS encoding DUF1674 domain-containing protein — translated: MQIADNDNKSDIDSAEAPRKPLSPAAKRALAEAEERRKAQAQPELPPETGGRGGAEPSRFGDWEINGRAIDF
- the htpX gene encoding zinc metalloprotease HtpX → MNLMRTAMLLAFMTALFMGVGYLIGGQAGMMIALVAAAGMNFFSYWNSDRMVLSTYNAQEVDERGAPEFYRIIHDLARNAGLPMPKVYLYDSPQPNAFATGRNPENAAVAASTGLLNALTPEEVAGVMAHELAHVQNRDTLTMTITATLAGAISMLGNFAFFFGGRRDSNNPLGIVGVLVAMIVAPLAAMLVQMAISRTREYSADRRGAEICGNPLWLASALGKIARGAELIPNEEAEGHPATAHMFIINPLSGARMDNLFSTHPDTENRIAALHEMARYGGGAGPTISTSPGFGSTGPILTANPVRKSRSVPNTGRGGSQPPKGPWS